From a region of the Mercurialis annua linkage group LG1-X, ddMerAnnu1.2, whole genome shotgun sequence genome:
- the LOC126679579 gene encoding transcriptional regulator SUPERMAN-like: protein MAAELSFFSLTQLQLQKLAESHQTQSNSWMWNPKRAHEEDDDESWEVRAFEEDTGNIMGTTWPPRSYTCTFCRREFRSAQALGGHMNVHRRDRARLHQPTPPGSSSLCNSSSAFIIPSQEFSNNGGLCLLYQLPNPNGVFTPTAMNVCSTDHHSPSTLLSISPYPHNHPVASPVVNSSHFYSRKAETVVNNNNNFKGLGEEEVDLELRLGHRSTTPSSSP, encoded by the coding sequence ATGGCTGCTGAGCTTAGTTTTTTCTCTTTAACCCAACTCCAGCTCCAAAAATTAGCTGAATCCCATCAAACTCAATCCAATTCTTGGATGTGGAACCCTAAACGAGCTCATGAAGAAGACGACGACGAGTCATGGGAGGTTAGAGCCTTCGAAGAAGACACCGGAAACATCATGGGCACCACTTGGCCGCCTCGGTCCTATACTTGCACCTTTTGTAGAAGAGAATTCAGGTCAGCTCAAGCCCTAGGCGGCCACATGAATGTGCACCGCCGCGACCGAGCTAGGCTCCACCAACCAACCCCACCTGGTTCATCATCATTATGTAATTCCTCATCTGCTTTTATAATCCCATCTCAAGAATTCTCTAATAATGGAGGATTGTGTCTTCTTTATCAACTACCTAACCCTAATGGGGTTTTCACTCCCACAGCTATGAATGTATGTTCAACTGATCATCACTCACCTTCTACTCTTCTCTCTATCTCACCATATCCGCATAATCATCCTGTTGCATCGCCGGTGGTAAATTCTTCTCATTTTTACTCTAGAAAAGCTGAAACAGTAGTAAACAATAACAACAATTTCAAAGGCTTGGGTGAAGAAGAAGTTGATCTTGAACTCAGGCTAGGGCACAGATCAACAACACCCTCTTCATCACCATGA